A window from Roseburia sp. 499 encodes these proteins:
- a CDS encoding TIGR03936 family radical SAM-associated protein, translating to MNIRIKFQKYGVMKFIGHLDIMRYFQKAMRRANIDIAYSEGFSPHQIMSFAAPLGVGITSDGEYLDIEVKTTRSSKASIEALNQVMVEGVSILEYKKLPDMAKTSMSLVAAADYIVYIKENYSNPFNLKELEEKIHAFYNQSEILITKKTKKSETVMDLKPLIYDMKAVEHEGNAAFFLKVCTGSSTNIKPELVLEAFYRFSNLDYEPLAFQIHRLEVYASSSEIPVKGEKERAEYEEKLKIMKSEYKKNGLEFPAFFTLGELGEDIL from the coding sequence TTGAACATCAGAATTAAATTCCAAAAATATGGTGTCATGAAGTTCATCGGACACTTAGACATTATGCGCTATTTTCAGAAGGCGATGCGACGTGCAAATATAGATATTGCTTATTCCGAAGGTTTCAGTCCACACCAAATTATGTCTTTTGCCGCACCTTTGGGGGTAGGCATTACTAGCGATGGAGAATATCTGGATATTGAAGTAAAAACTACCCGTTCCAGTAAAGCATCCATTGAGGCATTAAATCAGGTTATGGTAGAAGGAGTTTCTATACTAGAATATAAAAAACTTCCAGATATGGCAAAAACTTCTATGTCCTTAGTAGCCGCTGCAGATTATATTGTTTATATAAAAGAAAATTATTCAAATCCCTTCAACTTGAAGGAACTGGAAGAAAAAATACATGCTTTTTACAACCAATCAGAAATCTTAATTACCAAAAAGACAAAAAAGAGCGAGACAGTCATGGACTTAAAGCCCCTCATCTATGACATGAAGGCAGTGGAACATGAAGGTAATGCAGCATTTTTCTTAAAGGTATGTACCGGAAGCAGTACCAACATCAAACCTGAATTGGTATTAGAAGCTTTTTATCGTTTTTCTAATCTTGATTATGAACCACTGGCATTTCAGATTCACCGTTTAGAAGTTTATGCATCTTCTAGTGAAATTCCGGTCAAAGGTGAAAAAGAGCGGGCAGAATACGAAGAAAAACTGAAGATTATGAAGTCCGAATATAAAAAGAATGGATTGGAATTCCCTGCATTTTTCACGCTTGGGGAATTGGGGGAAGATATTTTATAA
- the rplU gene encoding 50S ribosomal protein L21 has protein sequence MYAIIATGGKQYKVSEGDIITIEKLGVEAGEKVTFDNVLAVSDGSLKVGADAANATVDASVVENGRGKKVIVYKYKRKTGYHKKNGHRQSFTKVKIEKING, from the coding sequence ATGTACGCAATTATAGCAACAGGTGGTAAGCAGTACAAAGTATCCGAAGGCGATATCATTACCATTGAAAAGCTTGGTGTTGAAGCTGGTGAAAAAGTTACTTTTGATAACGTATTAGCAGTAAGCGACGGTTCTTTAAAAGTTGGAGCTGACGCAGCAAACGCAACTGTTGATGCTTCTGTAGTTGAAAACGGCAGAGGTAAGAAAGTTATCGTTTACAAGTACAAGAGAAAAACCGGTTATCACAAGAAGAACGGTCACAGACAGTCCTTCACCAAAGTGAAAATCGAAAAGATTAATGGCTAA
- the obgE gene encoding GTPase ObgE: MFADSAKIIIKSGNGGNGHISFRREKYVPNGGPDGGDGGKGGDLIFQVDEGLNTLTDFRHKRKYAAQNGEEGGKRNCHGKNGEDMIVKVPAGTIIREAETDKVIADMSGDNTRQIILKGGKGGLGNQHYATSTMQAPKYAQPGQPGIELEVRLELKVIADVGLVGFPNVGKSTLLSRVTNARPKIANYHFTTLNPNLGVVDLEGTGGFVIADIPGLIEGASEGIGLGHSFLKHIERTKVMIHMVDAASVEGRDPIADIYAINKELEAYNPELMKKPQVIAANKIDAIYNEDESALPALKAEFEPKGIQVYPISAVSGQGLKELLYHVNELLSGLDDAPVVYEQEYFPEASLFKDEAYTVEYNEEDDVYVVEGPKIEKMLGYTNIDSEKGFLFFQKFLREQGILEDLEKAGITEGDTVRMYGLEFDYYK; the protein is encoded by the coding sequence ATGTTTGCAGATAGTGCAAAAATTATTATAAAATCAGGAAATGGCGGAAATGGTCATATATCTTTTCGCCGTGAAAAATATGTTCCCAATGGCGGACCCGACGGCGGTGACGGCGGAAAAGGCGGAGACTTAATCTTTCAGGTGGACGAAGGATTAAATACTTTAACAGACTTTCGCCATAAACGCAAATATGCCGCACAAAATGGTGAAGAGGGCGGAAAGCGCAACTGCCACGGAAAAAACGGTGAAGATATGATTGTAAAGGTTCCTGCCGGAACAATCATAAGAGAAGCAGAAACGGATAAGGTCATTGCAGACATGTCCGGAGACAACACAAGACAAATTATCTTAAAAGGCGGAAAAGGCGGTCTGGGAAATCAACATTACGCTACCTCTACTATGCAGGCTCCCAAATATGCCCAGCCGGGTCAGCCTGGAATTGAGTTGGAAGTTCGCCTGGAATTAAAGGTAATTGCAGATGTAGGATTGGTAGGATTCCCTAATGTAGGAAAATCTACGTTGTTATCCCGTGTTACAAATGCTCGTCCTAAGATAGCAAATTATCATTTCACTACACTAAATCCGAACTTAGGTGTAGTAGACTTAGAAGGCACTGGCGGTTTTGTCATTGCTGATATTCCGGGATTGATTGAAGGTGCTTCGGAAGGAATTGGACTTGGTCATTCCTTCTTAAAACATATTGAACGTACCAAAGTTATGATTCATATGGTAGATGCAGCATCTGTAGAAGGACGAGACCCTATTGCAGATATTTATGCCATAAATAAAGAATTAGAAGCATATAATCCGGAATTAATGAAAAAACCTCAAGTTATTGCAGCAAATAAAATAGATGCCATTTATAATGAAGATGAAAGTGCGTTGCCGGCATTAAAAGCAGAATTTGAGCCAAAAGGAATACAAGTCTATCCAATTTCTGCCGTTAGTGGTCAGGGATTGAAAGAACTTTTGTATCATGTAAATGAACTTTTATCCGGATTAGATGATGCCCCAGTCGTATATGAACAGGAATACTTCCCGGAAGCATCCTTATTTAAAGATGAGGCTTATACAGTAGAATACAACGAAGAAGATGACGTATATGTAGTAGAAGGACCTAAGATTGAGAAAATGCTTGGTTACACCAATATTGACTCTGAAAAGGGATTTTTGTTCTTCCAGAAGTTTTTGCGTGAACAGGGTATTTTGGAGGATTTGGAAAAGGCTGGAATTACAGAAGGCGATACGGTTCGTATGTATGGTTTAGAATTTGATTATTACAAATAA
- the yqeK gene encoding bis(5'-nucleosyl)-tetraphosphatase (symmetrical) YqeK gives MKRKEIEKQLKKELDKDRFTHTMGVMYTAAALAMAHGADMEQALYAGLLHDCAKCIPNDEKIVLCKKYQIPISEAEEKSPFLLHAKLGAYYAEHKYAIQDNEILHAIKVHTTGEPGMNTLDKLIYIADYIEPNRDQAPNLTLIRKLAFENLDEAMKQILSDTLHYLQEKGGEIDPLTAQTYEYFHNN, from the coding sequence GTGAAACGTAAAGAAATAGAAAAGCAATTAAAAAAAGAATTGGACAAGGATCGTTTTACACATACTATGGGCGTCATGTATACCGCAGCAGCTCTTGCCATGGCGCACGGAGCAGATATGGAACAAGCACTATATGCCGGTTTATTACATGATTGTGCAAAATGTATTCCAAATGACGAAAAAATTGTCCTATGTAAGAAATATCAAATACCCATTTCCGAAGCAGAAGAGAAGAGTCCATTTCTTCTACATGCCAAGCTGGGTGCTTATTACGCCGAACATAAATATGCTATTCAGGACAACGAAATTTTGCATGCCATAAAGGTGCATACCACCGGCGAACCTGGAATGAATACACTAGATAAGCTCATTTACATTGCGGACTATATAGAACCCAACCGAGACCAGGCACCTAATCTGACGCTAATTCGGAAACTGGCTTTTGAAAATTTGGACGAGGCAATGAAACAGATTTTAAGCGACACCTTACATTATTTACAAGAAAAAGGAGGAGAAATTGATCCCCTTACCGCTCAAACTTATGAATATTTTCATAACAACTAA
- a CDS encoding ribosomal-processing cysteine protease Prp — protein sequence MIHVTIYKNHKNEYTAFNCIGHAEYGESGEDIVCAAVSVLVINTINSIEHFVCDEFDIVTEEESGLIDFSLKENYSKEAVLLIRSMVLGLQGIQNNYGNEYITLIFKEV from the coding sequence ATGATTCATGTAACGATTTACAAAAACCATAAAAATGAATACACTGCATTTAATTGTATTGGACACGCAGAGTATGGAGAATCAGGCGAAGATATTGTCTGCGCAGCAGTTTCTGTACTAGTTATCAATACTATTAATTCCATTGAACACTTTGTTTGCGATGAATTTGATATTGTAACAGAGGAAGAAAGTGGTTTGATTGATTTTTCGTTAAAGGAAAATTATTCAAAAGAAGCGGTGTTATTGATTCGTTCTATGGTTTTAGGCTTACAAGGAATACAAAATAACTACGGAAATGAATATATTACGCTTATATTCAAGGAGGTGTAA
- the rsfS gene encoding ribosome silencing factor — protein MSQSNEMVKIACHALSEKKAEDVRIIDISEISPIADYFVIASGANANQLQAMVDAVDEELTKAGYTAKQVEGNRNSSWILMDYNDIVVHVFSKEDRLFYDLERIWTDGKKVELEDILAE, from the coding sequence ATGAGTCAATCAAATGAAATGGTAAAAATTGCATGCCATGCATTAAGTGAAAAGAAAGCAGAAGATGTGCGTATTATTGATATTAGTGAAATTTCACCGATTGCAGATTATTTTGTTATTGCCAGTGGCGCTAATGCAAATCAGCTTCAGGCGATGGTAGATGCTGTAGACGAAGAATTGACCAAAGCCGGATATACAGCAAAGCAGGTAGAAGGGAACCGCAATTCCAGTTGGATTTTAATGGACTATAATGATATTGTAGTTCATGTATTTTCGAAAGAAGACCGTCTTTTCTATGATTTGGAACGTATCTGGACAGATGGAAAAAAAGTAGAACTGGAAGATATATTAGCTGAATAG
- a CDS encoding DUF6472 family protein encodes MGNVSNCETCANYVYDEDYEYYVCMVNLDEDEMVQFMTNSRWECPYYQCDDEYKIVRHQM; translated from the coding sequence ATGGGAAATGTATCAAATTGCGAAACTTGTGCAAACTATGTATATGATGAAGATTATGAGTATTATGTCTGTATGGTAAATTTGGATGAGGATGAAATGGTGCAGTTCATGACAAATTCTCGCTGGGAATGTCCTTATTATCAATGTGACGACGAGTATAAGATTGTTCGCCACCAGATGTAA
- the nadD gene encoding nicotinate-nucleotide adenylyltransferase, which produces MDNATDHDIIQKIGIMGGTFNPIHNGHLLMAEYAREEFDLNQVLFLPTGHSPHKLEQQITEASMRCDMIELAIQDNPFFKLDLTEVKEERISYTYLTLPLLKKKHPNAELYFILGADSLFDLEDWKKPEEILSTCNILAAYREDKREKDFQKQIDYLNKKYHAHIYPLHMPSFDVSSSNIRNRIREHRSIHYLVPKEVEHYIRKTGLYQ; this is translated from the coding sequence ATGGATAACGCAACAGATCATGACATAATACAAAAAATCGGGATTATGGGGGGAACCTTTAATCCCATTCATAATGGACATCTGTTGATGGCGGAATATGCCAGAGAGGAATTTGATTTAAACCAAGTCTTGTTTCTTCCTACCGGACATTCCCCCCATAAGTTGGAACAACAGATTACAGAAGCTTCCATGCGTTGTGACATGATAGAATTGGCAATTCAGGATAATCCCTTTTTTAAACTTGATTTAACAGAAGTGAAAGAAGAACGTATCAGTTATACTTATCTTACACTTCCGTTATTGAAAAAGAAACATCCAAATGCAGAACTGTATTTTATTTTGGGCGCAGATTCCCTTTTTGATTTGGAAGATTGGAAGAAACCAGAAGAAATTTTATCTACCTGCAATATTCTTGCGGCTTATCGTGAGGATAAAAGAGAAAAAGACTTCCAGAAACAAATTGACTATCTGAATAAAAAATACCATGCCCACATTTATCCGTTGCATATGCCAAGTTTCGATGTCTCATCAAGCAATATCCGAAATCGCATTAGAGAGCATCGAAGCATACATTATCTGGTTCCAAAAGAAGTTGAACATTATATTAGAAAAACTGGATTGTATCAATAG
- the yhbY gene encoding ribosome assembly RNA-binding protein YhbY — protein sequence MTSKQRAYLKCLASSLTPIFQVGKASISPEMAAGIDEALEKRELIKISVLKNCFDEPKEIAQTLAERTNSQVVQVIGKKIVLYRPAKKDAKIQLPR from the coding sequence ATGACAAGCAAACAACGTGCTTATTTAAAATGTCTTGCCAGCAGCCTGACTCCTATTTTTCAGGTAGGAAAGGCAAGTATTTCACCGGAAATGGCAGCCGGAATTGATGAAGCACTGGAAAAACGGGAATTAATCAAAATTTCTGTGTTAAAGAACTGCTTCGATGAGCCAAAAGAAATTGCTCAGACCCTTGCAGAACGTACCAATTCTCAGGTCGTTCAAGTCATTGGTAAAAAAATTGTATTATACCGTCCAGCCAAAAAGGATGCTAAAATTCAATTACCACGCTAA
- the yneA gene encoding cell division suppressor protein YneA codes for MNYRKQAISFRREAEVHQNILLALITTIVVLLCVLIGSSIAASGQSKAAQNTSYKYYTSVEIEKGDTIWNIAEEYMTPEYGSIQEYVEEIKSVNNLGDDDIHSGQYLMIPYFSSERK; via the coding sequence ATGAATTACAGAAAACAGGCAATTTCTTTTAGAAGAGAAGCAGAAGTACACCAAAATATTCTTTTAGCTCTAATTACTACTATTGTTGTTTTGTTATGTGTATTAATTGGAAGTAGCATTGCTGCCTCTGGACAAAGTAAGGCTGCACAAAATACCTCTTATAAATATTATACCAGCGTTGAAATCGAAAAAGGAGATACCATCTGGAATATTGCAGAAGAATATATGACACCCGAATATGGAAGTATACAAGAATATGTAGAGGAGATTAAATCCGTAAATAATCTTGGCGATGATGATATCCATTCTGGACAGTATCTTATGATTCCGTATTTTTCCAGTGAACGTAAATAA
- the lexA gene encoding transcriptional repressor LexA yields the protein MSYGKISDKQREILEYIKSEILNKGYPPAVRDICEAVHLKSTSSVHSHLETLEKNGYIRRDPTKPRAIEIIDDNFNLVRREVVNVPLVGRVAAGEPLLAVENIESYFPIPADMMPNVETFMLKVKGESMINAGIFDGDSILVQCQNTAQNGDMVVALVDDSATVKTFYKEDGYYRLQPENDNMEPIIVQECSILGKVFGVFRLF from the coding sequence ATGTCATACGGTAAGATTAGTGATAAACAACGGGAGATTTTGGAATATATTAAAAGCGAGATTTTGAATAAGGGATATCCGCCTGCAGTAAGAGATATATGTGAAGCAGTTCATTTAAAGTCTACTTCTTCTGTTCATTCTCATTTAGAGACATTGGAGAAGAATGGTTACATACGTCGTGACCCGACTAAGCCAAGAGCCATTGAGATTATTGATGATAATTTCAATCTGGTGCGTCGTGAAGTTGTGAATGTTCCCCTGGTGGGACGGGTAGCTGCCGGTGAACCTTTATTGGCAGTGGAAAATATTGAATCTTACTTTCCTATTCCGGCAGATATGATGCCAAATGTAGAGACATTTATGCTAAAGGTTAAGGGAGAAAGTATGATAAATGCAGGTATCTTTGACGGTGACAGTATTCTGGTACAGTGTCAGAATACCGCACAGAATGGAGATATGGTAGTAGCTCTTGTGGATGATTCTGCAACTGTAAAGACATTTTATAAGGAAGATGGTTATTACCGTCTGCAACCGGAAAATGATAATATGGAACCAATTATTGTGCAAGAATGTAGTATTCTTGGTAAGGTATTTGGAGTATTTCGTCTTTTCTAA
- the rpmA gene encoding 50S ribosomal protein L27 yields MLNMNLQFFAHKKGVGSTKNGRDSESKRLGAKRADGQFVKAGNILYRQRGTKIHPGVNVGIGGDDTLFAKVDGVLRFERKGRDKKQASVYPVASNE; encoded by the coding sequence ATGTTGAATATGAACCTTCAATTTTTCGCTCATAAAAAGGGAGTTGGTTCTACTAAGAACGGTAGAGATTCCGAGTCCAAGAGATTAGGTGCGAAAAGAGCTGATGGACAGTTCGTAAAAGCTGGAAACATTTTATACAGACAGCGTGGAACCAAGATTCACCCAGGTGTGAACGTTGGAATCGGTGGCGATGATACATTGTTCGCTAAAGTTGACGGTGTTCTGAGATTTGAAAGAAAAGGAAGAGATAAGAAACAGGCTTCCGTATATCCAGTAGCAAGCAACGAATAA
- a CDS encoding ribonuclease E/G, whose translation METKLLITKLIRNHTTYIATALYSGKKLLELYLEPTEQESILNNIYVGRVKDIVKNLNAAFIEIAPGKPCYYSLEDCHNPLYVKKINSPRMVQGDEVVVQVVKENIKTKPPKVSTNLTFTGTYLVLTTENTSLGISRKLPDEERERLKQLLEPYRNDKFGIVVRTNAAQVEDTKIFQEYETLKQEYEQLMQNAVHRTCFSCLKKSPPEFLSLLKDVHQAELNEIITDDPELFDQINAAGFHATFYEDKLLSLHNLYSLETRLQEALNERVWLKSGGYLVIQPTEALTVIDVNSGKSIAKKKVQEHYLKINLEAAEEIAHQLRLRNISGIIIVDFIDMKEQSAKDELMLHLKQLVKKDSVPVQVVDMTRLNLVELTRKKVRKSLAEQIEGEN comes from the coding sequence ATGGAAACAAAACTACTGATTACCAAACTGATTCGAAATCATACTACTTATATTGCAACGGCTCTTTATTCGGGAAAAAAGTTATTGGAACTTTATTTAGAGCCGACAGAGCAGGAAAGTATCTTAAATAATATTTATGTGGGCAGAGTAAAAGATATCGTCAAGAACTTAAATGCTGCCTTTATTGAAATTGCACCCGGAAAGCCCTGTTACTATTCCCTGGAGGACTGTCATAATCCTTTGTATGTGAAGAAAATAAACAGTCCCAGAATGGTACAGGGAGATGAAGTAGTGGTACAGGTGGTAAAGGAGAATATAAAGACAAAGCCTCCCAAGGTATCTACGAACCTCACATTTACAGGGACATATCTGGTACTGACCACAGAAAATACCTCCTTGGGAATTTCAAGAAAACTTCCGGATGAGGAGCGAGAACGATTAAAACAGTTGTTGGAACCATATCGAAATGATAAGTTTGGAATCGTGGTACGTACCAACGCTGCTCAAGTAGAAGACACGAAGATTTTTCAGGAATATGAGACTTTAAAACAGGAATATGAACAGCTTATGCAAAATGCTGTTCATCGTACTTGTTTTTCCTGCTTGAAGAAGAGTCCGCCGGAATTCTTATCTTTGTTAAAAGATGTTCATCAAGCAGAATTGAATGAAATAATTACGGATGATCCAGAGCTTTTTGACCAGATAAATGCAGCCGGCTTTCATGCAACTTTTTATGAGGATAAACTGTTAAGCCTTCACAATCTTTATAGTCTTGAAACACGCCTTCAGGAGGCATTAAATGAACGGGTATGGTTAAAATCCGGTGGTTATCTTGTGATTCAGCCTACAGAAGCATTGACTGTCATTGATGTAAATTCAGGAAAAAGTATTGCCAAAAAGAAAGTACAGGAACATTATCTTAAGATTAATCTGGAGGCAGCAGAAGAAATTGCACATCAACTTCGCTTACGCAATATCTCCGGTATTATTATTGTAGACTTCATTGATATGAAAGAACAGTCTGCCAAAGATGAATTAATGTTACACTTAAAGCAACTGGTAAAAAAAGACAGTGTTCCGGTTCAAGTAGTTGATATGACACGTTTGAATCTGGTAGAACTGACCCGTAAAAAGGTACGAAAATCTCTGGCGGAACAGATAGAAGGAGAAAACTAA
- a CDS encoding TIGR03960 family B12-binding radical SAM protein, with the protein MNQLALSDEILLSIDKPARYIGNEVNMIKKNPDEVSIRFAMCFPDVYEIGMSHLGIQILYDMFNKREDVYCERVYSPWPDLHKIMKEQDISLFTLETQSPVKNMDFLGITIQYEMCYTNILQILDLSHIPMMATERTEEDPLVIGGGPCTYNPEPLADFFDLFYIGEGETQYDNLFDLYNTMKKQGKSRQEFLHEAAKIPGIYVPSLYEVTYHDDGTIASFQPKLEDIPTTIRKEIQMDVTNTTYPHKPLVPFIKATQDRVVLEIQRGCIRGCRFCQAGMIYRPVRERDVNMLKECAHDMLESTGHEEISLSSLSSSDYSQLPELINYLIEKKEKGVNISLPSLRIDAFSLDVMSKVQDIRKSSLTFAPEAGSQRLRNVINKGLTEEVILHGAGLAFEGGWQKVKLYFMLGLPTETEEDMKEIPRLAEKIAERYYEIPKEQRNGKCQITISTSFFVPKPFTPFQWAPMCEKDEYLHRAKIVNDEMKEQLNKKSLKYNWHEADVTVLEGVFARGDRKIGQVLLKAYEKGCIFDSWSEFFDNEKWMEAFDECGISIDFYNLRTRSTDEILPWDFIDCGVTKSFLKREWERAQQEVVTPNCRMQCNGCGAARFEGGVCLEHQN; encoded by the coding sequence ATGAATCAGCTTGCATTATCCGATGAAATTTTATTGTCTATTGATAAGCCGGCGCGCTATATTGGCAATGAAGTAAATATGATAAAGAAAAATCCGGATGAAGTGTCGATACGTTTTGCTATGTGCTTTCCTGATGTATATGAAATAGGAATGTCACATCTTGGTATTCAGATTCTATATGATATGTTTAATAAACGTGAGGATGTTTATTGTGAACGTGTTTATTCTCCATGGCCGGATCTTCATAAAATCATGAAAGAACAGGACATTTCTCTTTTTACCTTAGAGACGCAGTCCCCAGTAAAAAACATGGATTTTCTAGGGATTACCATACAATATGAGATGTGCTATACCAATATTTTACAGATATTAGATTTAAGTCATATTCCAATGATGGCAACAGAACGAACCGAAGAAGACCCATTGGTAATTGGCGGTGGTCCTTGTACCTATAATCCAGAGCCATTGGCAGACTTTTTTGACTTATTTTATATAGGGGAAGGAGAAACGCAGTATGACAATCTCTTTGACCTTTATAATACCATGAAAAAGCAGGGAAAGAGCCGACAGGAATTTCTACATGAAGCAGCAAAAATTCCGGGGATTTATGTACCATCCCTTTATGAAGTGACCTACCATGATGATGGAACGATTGCTTCTTTCCAACCAAAACTGGAAGACATTCCAACTACCATCCGAAAGGAAATTCAGATGGATGTTACCAATACCACATATCCTCACAAGCCTTTAGTTCCGTTTATTAAAGCAACGCAGGATCGTGTGGTATTGGAAATTCAGCGTGGATGTATCCGTGGTTGCCGTTTTTGCCAGGCAGGAATGATTTACCGACCGGTGCGTGAACGTGACGTGAATATGTTAAAGGAATGTGCTCATGATATGTTAGAAAGCACCGGACATGAAGAAATTTCCTTAAGTTCTTTAAGTTCCAGTGATTATAGTCAGTTACCGGAACTCATTAATTATTTGATTGAAAAGAAGGAAAAAGGTGTGAATATCTCCTTGCCTTCTTTACGAATCGACGCTTTTTCTCTGGATGTTATGAGTAAGGTACAGGATATTCGAAAGAGTAGTCTGACCTTTGCACCGGAAGCAGGTTCACAGCGTCTTCGTAATGTTATCAATAAAGGATTGACAGAGGAAGTTATTTTGCATGGTGCTGGACTTGCCTTTGAAGGAGGATGGCAGAAGGTAAAGCTTTACTTTATGCTTGGACTTCCTACAGAAACGGAAGAAGATATGAAAGAAATTCCACGTTTGGCAGAAAAGATTGCGGAACGTTATTACGAAATTCCAAAGGAGCAGAGAAATGGAAAGTGCCAGATTACCATCAGTACCTCTTTCTTTGTTCCAAAGCCTTTTACTCCGTTCCAGTGGGCTCCTATGTGTGAAAAAGATGAATACCTTCACCGGGCAAAGATTGTAAATGATGAAATGAAGGAACAACTTAACAAGAAGAGCTTAAAGTATAACTGGCATGAAGCCGATGTTACGGTTCTGGAAGGTGTATTTGCCAGAGGGGACCGAAAAATTGGACAGGTTCTGTTAAAGGCCTATGAAAAAGGATGTATCTTTGACTCATGGAGTGAGTTTTTTGATAATGAAAAGTGGATGGAGGCTTTTGACGAATGTGGTATTTCCATTGACTTTTACAATCTGCGTACCAGAAGTACCGATGAGATTCTCCCATGGGATTTCATTGACTGTGGTGTTACAAAGTCCTTCTTAAAACGAGAATGGGAACGTGCACAGCAAGAAGTTGTAACGCCAAACTGCCGTATGCAGTGTAATGGTTGTGGAGCAGCAAGATTTGAAGGAGGTGTCTGTCTTGAACATCAGAATTAA
- a CDS encoding lysophospholipid acyltransferase family protein → MIKFLYVIFMNLFRAPYMIPKMRYQANHPEKYSEQKRYALVRHAITLMKRTGHIHTKAYGEENLPKEGGYIMYPNHQGKYDALGIMITHNTPCSFVMDKVKSHMILTSEIVDLVQGKRLDRKDVRQALPVLNEVAEEVKNGRRYIIFPEGDYVYNNRNRISTFKAGSFKCALKAKAPIVPVALIDSYKVFNSFTLGKVTTQVHYLKPLLYEEYKNLKTIEIAKIVQERIAKVIEEYSPITC, encoded by the coding sequence ATGATTAAATTTTTATATGTTATTTTTATGAATCTATTCCGGGCTCCCTATATGATTCCTAAAATGCGTTATCAGGCAAATCATCCGGAAAAATATTCAGAGCAGAAACGTTATGCATTAGTTCGTCATGCTATTACACTTATGAAACGAACTGGTCATATACATACAAAAGCTTATGGTGAAGAAAATCTTCCAAAAGAAGGCGGCTATATCATGTATCCCAATCATCAGGGAAAATACGATGCACTTGGTATCATGATTACTCATAATACTCCTTGTTCTTTTGTAATGGATAAGGTAAAATCCCATATGATTTTGACAAGTGAAATCGTAGATTTAGTACAAGGAAAACGTTTGGATCGTAAAGATGTCCGCCAGGCACTTCCGGTTTTGAATGAAGTAGCAGAAGAAGTAAAAAATGGACGGCGATATATTATTTTTCCAGAAGGAGATTATGTCTATAACAATCGCAACCGTATTTCCACATTTAAAGCGGGTAGTTTCAAATGCGCACTAAAAGCAAAAGCTCCTATTGTACCAGTAGCACTTATTGATTCATACAAGGTATTCAACAGTTTTACCCTAGGAAAAGTAACTACGCAAGTGCACTATTTGAAACCCTTACTATATGAAGAATATAAGAATTTAAAGACTATAGAAATTGCAAAAATCGTACAAGAGCGTATTGCAAAAGTAATAGAAGAGTATAGCCCCATTACATGCTAA